In Silene latifolia isolate original U9 population chromosome X, ASM4854445v1, whole genome shotgun sequence, the following proteins share a genomic window:
- the LOC141623531 gene encoding bidirectional sugar transporter SWEET15-like, producing MAALHFAHNHLVITIVGILGNIVSGMVYLAPLPTYYRIYRKKSTESFESMPYVVALFSAMLWIYYAILKTKEYYLVSIKVGCVIEALYIVIYLAYASKTARICRAKLFLSLNLAAFSMIVIIIQLIPSNSSKRVLVLGYLCAIVSIAVYAAPLSIMVKVIQTKSVEFMPFALSFFLTVCAVIWLVYGLLRQDLFISIPNIFGFVLGLLQMTLYIICKHCCFSKGLIVHNNLENGIGKVIVDLTNVDNHPKIDGKHQEQNQSTYHVQLDRANEVQRHLASLDNAVVV from the exons ATGGCGGCATTGCATTTTGCTCACAACCATTTAGTGATCACCATTGTTGGCATCTTAG GTAATATTGTTTCAGGCATGGTGTACCTTGCTCCACT GCCAACATATTATCGAATTTATAGGAAAAAATCAACAGAAAGCTTCGAGTCAATGCCATATGTAGTTGCACTATTTAGTGCCATGCTTTGGATATATTACGCTATACTCAAAACGAAGGAATACTACCTTGTCAGCATTAAAGTTGGATGCGTTATTGAAGCCTTGTACATCGTCATTTACCTCGCTTATGCCTCCAAAACAGCTAGG ATTTGTAGGGCCAAGCTATTTTTGTCTCTTAATTTGGCGGCTTTCTCCATGATTGTTATAATCATTCAGTTAATTCCGAGTAATAGCTCAAAACGAGTGCTAGTGCTTGGATACCTTTGTGCTATAGTCTCTATTGCTGTTTACGCAGCACCTTTGAGTATAATG GTGAAAGTTATTCAAACAAAGAGTGTGGAGTTTATGCCATTCGCCTTATCATTCTTCCTCACCGTGTGTGCAGTTATATGGTTGGTATATGGACTACTACGCCAAGACCTCTTTATTTCT ATCCCTAATATATTTGGTTTCGTCTTGGGACTTCTTCAAATGACATTGTATATAATATGCAAACACTGTTGTTTTTCCAAGGGATTGATCGTACATAATAACCTAGAAAATGGCATCGGTAAAGTGATTGTCGATTTGACTAATGTCGATAATCACCCAAAAATAGATGGCAAACATCAGGAGCAAAATCAATCAACATATCATGTTCAGTTGGACAGAGCCAATGAAGTTCAAAGGCATCTTGCATCTCTTGATAATGCAGTTGTAGTGTAA